Proteins from a single region of Methanotorris igneus Kol 5:
- a CDS encoding ZPR1 zinc finger domain-containing protein, whose translation MSKELAVQKLDCPICGGKNSFTITNHEIEIPYFGRVIETTMLCDRCKYRKSDVFPLEVREPKRYKLVIKNERDLNRRVIKSSTGYVKIPELGVEITPGPVSEGYVSNVEGVLNRVDNVLQTLIRWAENEEQKKKGEELRERIKKIKEGKETATLIIEDPLGHSAIIGDGVVEEKLTDEEIEKLKGNVIIIDTKKQ comes from the coding sequence ATGAGCAAAGAATTGGCAGTTCAGAAGTTAGATTGTCCAATATGTGGAGGAAAAAATTCCTTTACAATAACAAATCATGAGATTGAAATACCTTACTTTGGTAGGGTTATTGAAACTACAATGTTGTGCGATAGGTGTAAATATAGAAAAAGTGACGTTTTTCCATTAGAGGTTAGGGAACCAAAAAGATACAAGTTGGTAATTAAAAATGAGAGAGACTTAAACAGAAGAGTTATAAAATCATCAACAGGATATGTAAAAATTCCAGAGTTGGGTGTTGAAATAACCCCAGGCCCAGTTTCAGAGGGTTATGTTTCAAATGTTGAGGGGGTCTTAAACAGGGTAGATAACGTTTTGCAAACATTAATAAGATGGGCAGAAAATGAAGAGCAGAAAAAGAAAGGAGAGGAATTAAGAGAAAGAATCAAAAAAATTAAAGAAGGGAAAGAAACTGCAACTTTAATAATTGAAGACCCGTTGGGGCATAGTGCTATTATTGGGGATGGTGTTGTTGAGGAAAAATTAACTGACGAGGAAATTGAAAAATTGAAAGGCAATGTAATTATTATAGACACTAAAAAACAATAA
- a CDS encoding helix-turn-helix domain-containing protein, protein MYKKLNIIERAILLNPKYVKIFREKLNITQSKLAEESGVSQSHLSMLEKGKRKATEMIAAAITLGLLKCSDVWDKEDPIMYLLDILSLTKLEEAIVEFINDINNSGNSPSFKRFVRYIEGYPVIVVDKDAFTEELKKRLDVIEIKNIEFKRGCMTVKGLHSDKREVVIDLDCSDIRRLEKKVSEKINKKTIIQIFPKDETPPIYSVNRDCMIVHCWG, encoded by the coding sequence ATGTATAAAAAGTTGAACATCATAGAGAGAGCCATCTTGCTAAACCCCAAGTATGTAAAAATATTCCGTGAGAAGTTAAATATAACTCAATCTAAACTTGCAGAGGAAAGTGGAGTTAGCCAATCTCATCTGAGTATGCTCGAAAAGGGGAAGAGAAAAGCCACTGAAATGATTGCAGCAGCAATAACACTTGGTTTATTAAAGTGCAGTGATGTTTGGGATAAAGAAGACCCTATAATGTATCTTCTCGATATCCTATCGTTAACAAAATTGGAAGAGGCGATAGTAGAATTCATCAATGATATAAACAATTCTGGAAATTCCCCATCATTTAAAAGATTTGTTAGGTATATTGAGGGTTATCCTGTGATAGTTGTTGATAAGGATGCATTTACCGAAGAATTGAAAAAAAGATTGGATGTTATTGAAATTAAAAATATTGAATTCAAAAGAGGATGCATGACCGTAAAAGGTCTCCATTCAGATAAAAGAGAAGTTGTCATTGACCTCGATTGCTCAGATATTAGAAGATTAGAGAAGAAGGTTTCAGAGAAAATAAATAAAAAAACAATAATTCAAATATTCCCAAAAGATGAAACTCCTCCAATTTATTCGGTTAATAGAGACTGCATGATTGTTCATTGTTGGGGATAA
- the ehaA gene encoding energy-converting NiFe hydrogenase A subunit EhaA: MVISMEYYVISVIASIIFAFMLKMPIIPKERPIRDSFETSVLFPTPIIALGLTAIDKILFTPDLMSCVLIGLISALFSKFSDKIFG; the protein is encoded by the coding sequence ATGGTGATATCAATGGAATATTATGTCATTTCAGTAATTGCGTCGATAATCTTTGCGTTTATGTTAAAAATGCCAATAATTCCAAAAGAAAGACCTATAAGGGACTCATTTGAAACATCAGTTTTATTTCCAACTCCGATTATTGCGTTAGGTTTGACAGCAATAGATAAAATTTTGTTTACCCCTGATTTGATGTCATGCGTTTTGATTGGTTTAATATCTGCATTGTTTTCAAAATTTTCAGATAAAATATTTGGGTGA
- a CDS encoding DUF2109 domain-containing protein, translating into MDLSSIIIGVIAVICGLRVFLTQSRARKLLYLCCLNFCIAALIALYIKSPMGSLAAIVYLISSTLSSNAIAYTLEQMKKME; encoded by the coding sequence ATGGATTTATCATCAATAATAATTGGAGTTATTGCAGTTATTTGTGGGTTGAGGGTTTTCTTAACTCAAAGTAGGGCGAGAAAGTTGTTGTATCTCTGCTGTTTAAATTTCTGCATTGCGGCATTGATAGCATTGTATATAAAAAGTCCTATGGGTAGTTTGGCAGCTATTGTTTATTTAATCTCGTCCACACTCTCAAGTAACGCTATAGCATACACATTAGAGCAGATGAAAAAAATGGAATAA
- a CDS encoding DUF2108 domain-containing protein has translation MDILPTVSAICCVLGAIGVIVHTNPINKIIMFAFLESGLIGLIVSCYYLDVAIVSSILEPIGTVVLLLGLMKYEVVKKSKKKYGRKLPILTK, from the coding sequence ATGGATATATTACCAACTGTATCCGCAATTTGTTGTGTTCTTGGTGCTATTGGGGTTATTGTTCACACAAACCCAATAAATAAAATTATAATGTTTGCATTTCTTGAAAGCGGATTAATTGGGCTTATTGTTTCATGTTATTATTTGGATGTTGCGATTGTGTCTTCAATATTAGAGCCGATAGGGACTGTGGTCTTATTGCTTGGGTTAATGAAGTATGAGGTTGTTAAAAAGAGCAAAAAGAAATATGGTAGAAAATTACCTATATTGACAAAATAA
- a CDS encoding EhaE family protein has protein sequence MDLITLIMYLGYFLLVVGTIGVVFGPMTDDPFKRLLNIEVPSMGVALIFLAYNETLALMTFLGVNAILILVLVRAIVINTELSEEQE, from the coding sequence ATGGATTTGATAACGCTGATAATGTATCTTGGATATTTCTTGTTGGTTGTTGGGACGATAGGTGTTGTGTTTGGACCTATGACTGATGACCCATTTAAGAGGTTGTTGAATATTGAAGTGCCATCTATGGGGGTTGCGTTGATATTCTTGGCTTATAACGAGACACTTGCGTTAATGACATTCCTTGGAGTCAATGCAATACTCATCCTTGTCTTGGTTAGAGCAATTGTAATAAACACTGAACTTAGTGAAGAACAGGAATAA
- a CDS encoding EhaF family protein has protein sequence MNKLSKIWNYLSKPHVVPRIFAGFLALVMIFGLLLPHELNKNQLYPKPVPQSQVLKTPLAPYDRGGIPLEKPAEIISQYPQFEPLLGKITAYLTPIAEWISKKTLYFGTTIVSTPGGILDEILYYTRGFDTILESTILLVSFIIFSWMLMNRDG, from the coding sequence ATGAATAAATTAAGCAAAATTTGGAACTACTTATCAAAGCCCCACGTTGTTCCCCGAATATTTGCGGGATTTTTGGCATTAGTTATGATCTTTGGTTTATTGTTGCCTCATGAATTAAATAAAAATCAACTCTATCCAAAACCTGTCCCACAGTCCCAAGTATTGAAGACACCTCTTGCCCCTTACGATAGGGGAGGAATTCCTCTTGAAAAACCAGCGGAAATAATTTCCCAATATCCTCAATTTGAGCCACTGCTTGGAAAAATAACGGCCTATTTAACTCCAATAGCAGAATGGATTAGTAAAAAGACACTTTATTTTGGAACTACAATCGTCTCAACGCCTGGTGGAATATTGGATGAGATTCTTTACTACACAAGGGGATTTGACACAATCCTTGAAAGTACAATACTGTTGGTTTCATTTATCATATTCAGTTGGATGCTCATGAATAGGGATGGGTGA
- a CDS encoding EhaG family protein: MMENIIYSFYNPSILVAFIVGILSLFALSYQKSDLHILLLTDLIECAMLVVIAAVGTDLAEALILPGLVVGMAELLAVSEILVMKKSLAKNKPKKKLFEEFLLPLHHGVLEHEVEMEILKTSPKFLALVLVVYGAILSGFTGGAIIASGLLYYALSQRALGREFDETIKCLWEGISGLSGIAWALWIFGFIGFFINPDNYLVWLMLAGLGLVIKVGSKLGLIGYIGEVK; encoded by the coding sequence ATGATGGAAAACATAATTTACTCCTTCTATAACCCCTCAATACTTGTTGCGTTTATTGTTGGGATATTGTCTTTGTTTGCATTATCTTATCAAAAATCTGATCTGCATATCTTGTTGCTTACTGACTTAATAGAGTGTGCCATGCTTGTGGTTATTGCAGCAGTTGGGACTGATTTAGCGGAGGCACTAATCTTGCCTGGCTTGGTTGTTGGTATGGCGGAATTGTTGGCAGTTTCAGAGATTTTGGTGATGAAGAAATCATTAGCTAAAAACAAACCAAAGAAAAAACTGTTTGAAGAATTTCTATTGCCTTTGCACCATGGTGTTTTAGAGCATGAAGTTGAGATGGAAATACTAAAAACATCTCCAAAATTCTTAGCATTGGTGCTTGTTGTCTATGGGGCAATATTAAGTGGGTTTACAGGAGGGGCAATAATAGCGAGCGGCCTTCTTTATTATGCGTTATCTCAGAGGGCATTGGGTAGAGAGTTTGATGAAACAATTAAATGCCTATGGGAGGGAATTTCTGGCCTATCTGGAATTGCATGGGCTTTGTGGATTTTTGGGTTTATAGGATTCTTTATCAACCCAGATAACTACCTTGTATGGTTGATGCTCGCAGGATTAGGATTGGTCATAAAAGTTGGCTCAAAATTAGGATTAATTGGCTATATTGGTGAGGTAAAATGA
- a CDS encoding membrane protein, protein MDENTLLNIVGNFHGYIPLGDIVFYITDFSIICFLIAIFFTIVVYLSKPEKQLEAKLHDFGDVFYDVSLKELKIRRMMAIFCGIATAGAMLTGDLFDYALFLALVGIANIGIVSAVKREWVLNAAYQYGIIAMVAGLPLFGSAAMILAKTGTLSLFELAKTNADLFYPKVLFAVGMAGETGIAPFYAAKAEMFRAPGAPYILMIHLSSLLIIVRTVEILLTI, encoded by the coding sequence ATGGATGAAAATACTCTACTAAATATCGTTGGAAATTTCCACGGATACATCCCACTTGGAGACATTGTATTCTATATAACTGATTTTTCAATTATTTGCTTCTTGATAGCGATATTCTTTACTATTGTTGTTTATTTGTCAAAACCAGAAAAGCAGTTAGAGGCAAAGTTGCATGATTTTGGGGATGTGTTCTATGATGTCAGTTTGAAGGAATTAAAAATCAGAAGAATGATGGCAATATTCTGCGGAATTGCAACAGCAGGAGCAATGCTTACTGGGGACTTGTTTGATTATGCTTTATTTTTAGCTTTGGTTGGAATTGCAAATATTGGTATCGTCTCTGCGGTAAAAAGGGAGTGGGTATTAAATGCAGCATATCAATACGGGATTATAGCAATGGTTGCAGGATTGCCATTATTTGGTTCAGCGGCAATGATACTTGCCAAAACAGGGACTCTGTCCTTATTTGAATTGGCAAAAACCAATGCAGACCTTTTCTATCCAAAAGTTCTATTTGCAGTTGGTATGGCTGGGGAAACAGGTATAGCCCCATTCTATGCGGCAAAGGCAGAGATGTTTAGAGCCCCAGGAGCACCATATATCTTAATGATACACCTTTCATCCCTCTTGATTATTGTTAGGACGGTCGAGATTTTGCTAACAATATAA
- a CDS encoding respiratory chain complex I subunit 1 family protein, producing MNFDALLGSLSLSLYAFLVGSLLLGLHRKIMARIQGRPGPPIIQYLLHILKFYVKEITFPISAGNPLYVFVALMSLMVWLGALFIGISLKSSLLILIGLYVLQKIIEHGCGLSSGSPYGKVGGVRSVFSAAAEVPLFAVVGIIYLSTHSVIIEDILAYEAAHGPLLFKLPLAAFAFFVLVLSKAPYSPFTIVKGKDIVSGYITEHYGLLESIILMGEAVAWFVLLWLFLALFIGPIVVSNPIITLIAMTIMTVVISFICALTPLLAPHHSVMLQITIAALVLIDVAYRLMT from the coding sequence ATGAACTTTGATGCGTTATTGGGATCCTTATCATTGTCATTGTATGCATTTTTAGTTGGTAGTTTGTTGTTAGGGTTGCATAGGAAAATAATGGCGAGAATTCAGGGAAGGCCAGGCCCTCCAATAATTCAGTATTTGTTGCATATTCTAAAGTTTTATGTTAAAGAAATTACCTTCCCAATCTCAGCAGGGAATCCACTATATGTGTTTGTTGCATTGATGAGTTTAATGGTTTGGTTGGGAGCTTTGTTCATTGGAATCTCATTGAAATCATCTCTACTAATTCTAATAGGTCTCTACGTCCTCCAAAAGATTATAGAGCACGGTTGTGGATTGAGTAGCGGTTCTCCGTATGGAAAGGTTGGTGGGGTTAGGAGTGTTTTCTCCGCAGCGGCAGAGGTGCCATTATTTGCAGTTGTTGGGATAATCTATCTTTCAACCCATTCAGTCATAATTGAGGATATATTGGCTTATGAAGCAGCACATGGACCATTATTATTCAAACTTCCATTGGCAGCATTTGCGTTCTTTGTGCTTGTGCTTTCAAAAGCACCATACAGCCCATTTACAATAGTGAAGGGGAAAGATATTGTTAGTGGATACATTACAGAACATTATGGGTTGTTGGAGAGTATAATCTTAATGGGAGAGGCAGTAGCATGGTTTGTCCTGCTGTGGTTGTTCTTGGCTTTGTTTATAGGGCCAATAGTGGTTTCAAATCCAATAATAACACTAATTGCAATGACAATAATGACGGTTGTAATCTCATTTATATGTGCTTTAACCCCACTACTTGCTCCACACCACTCAGTTATGCTTCAAATTACAATAGCGGCGTTGGTTTTGATTGATGTTGCTTATAGATTGATGACATAA
- a CDS encoding energy-converting hydrogenase subunit EhaL family protein has product MLLNIIAFIVGICLGLVYSYSKYKAPYVEKRIDKLALASAIIGGLIFNLSPPIGSLFLGFPLGMRPGYGRMEFLIGVIIAVLIYLSLKI; this is encoded by the coding sequence ATGCTCCTTAACATAATAGCATTTATTGTTGGCATCTGTTTGGGTTTGGTATATAGCTACAGCAAATATAAAGCCCCATACGTAGAAAAACGCATTGATAAATTGGCATTAGCATCTGCAATTATTGGAGGGTTAATATTTAACTTATCTCCGCCTATAGGAAGTTTATTTCTTGGATTTCCACTTGGGATGAGACCAGGGTATGGAAGGATGGAGTTTTTAATTGGTGTGATTATTGCAGTATTGATATATTTAAGTTTAAAAATTTAA
- a CDS encoding DUF1959 domain-containing protein — protein sequence MIKIDEKYKKDSLEQKYNIIRDNRYIMEEVIIPISKVLNLPTEEVVEIFVRKCDSATLYELHAYAEQAKMGCLGRRVDIDLGLCWLSDFFGLISKKDADLIRKKVVESHILYKKPYKEALEEGRKLIIQLLKEDLREE from the coding sequence ATGATAAAAATAGATGAAAAATACAAAAAAGACAGTTTAGAGCAAAAATACAACATCATTAGGGATAATAGATACATTATGGAAGAAGTTATAATTCCAATTTCAAAGGTCTTGAATCTTCCTACTGAAGAAGTCGTTGAGATCTTTGTAAGGAAGTGTGATAGTGCAACATTGTATGAACTCCATGCCTATGCAGAGCAGGCAAAGATGGGGTGTTTGGGAAGAAGAGTGGATATTGATTTAGGATTATGTTGGCTTAGTGATTTCTTTGGTTTGATATCAAAGAAAGATGCTGATTTGATTAGGAAAAAAGTTGTTGAATCCCATATTTTGTATAAAAAGCCATATAAGGAGGCATTGGAGGAAGGAAGGAAGTTAATTATCCAATTATTAAAGGAGGATTTGAGGGAGGAATAA
- a CDS encoding NADH-quinone oxidoreductase subunit B family protein, which produces MLKEFVRKRSIHVCVVNTGGCNGCDIEIVSCLAPRYDIEQYGIFVHNNPREADVLLVTGPVTLPWKERLKEIYEKTPEPKIVVAVGACALSGGIFKEGHVVGGIDKVIPVDAKIPGCPPRPSEIIEAILKVGPDALAMKEKMIKEKIRKGEVII; this is translated from the coding sequence ATGCTAAAGGAATTTGTAAGAAAGAGGTCAATCCATGTCTGTGTTGTTAATACCGGTGGGTGTAATGGTTGTGATATTGAGATTGTCTCTTGCTTAGCCCCAAGGTATGATATTGAGCAGTATGGTATTTTTGTCCATAATAACCCAAGAGAAGCAGATGTTTTACTTGTTACAGGTCCAGTAACTCTTCCTTGGAAGGAAAGATTGAAAGAAATTTACGAAAAAACACCAGAGCCAAAGATAGTTGTTGCTGTTGGTGCCTGTGCTTTGAGTGGGGGCATATTTAAGGAAGGGCATGTTGTTGGTGGAATTGATAAGGTAATTCCCGTAGATGCAAAAATCCCTGGTTGCCCTCCAAGGCCTTCTGAAATCATAGAGGCAATTTTAAAAGTGGGGCCTGATGCATTAGCAATGAAAGAGAAAATGATTAAAGAAAAGATAAGAAAGGGAGAGGTAATTATTTAA
- a CDS encoding hydrogenase large subunit: MAVIPIGPIHPILKEPLRIKLHVEGERVVDAEIEMGYVHRGIEKIMEGKHYLKGVHLAERVCGICSYIHTQTFVECIEHISKIDVPDKAKYLRVITCELERIHSHLIASAVYNFAIEHETIGMWLLNVREMIMDLLEMITGNRVNMGFNVVGGVRVDIDREMMDKIYRTLDKFEDDIKNIIEAFETGPMIGLRSKGIGVIGYGEIMKTRAVGPVARASGLPESDWRLRHPTYQELKFKPVWREEGDNFARMMVRHEEVLASIELVRKALELYEECSGGVRKKVHVKGGEGEWRNEAPRGEVLYKIAITNDGIIKRIMIRTPTVMNLEAYKYMLKTCPTISDAVATYASIDPCVSCTERAIIVKDVNNGKERTIKF; encoded by the coding sequence ATGGCAGTGATTCCAATAGGTCCAATACATCCAATATTAAAAGAACCATTGAGGATAAAGTTGCATGTTGAAGGGGAAAGAGTCGTTGATGCAGAGATAGAGATGGGTTATGTGCATAGAGGAATAGAAAAGATAATGGAAGGAAAGCATTACTTAAAAGGAGTTCATTTAGCAGAGAGAGTTTGCGGAATTTGCTCCTACATCCACACCCAAACATTTGTGGAGTGTATAGAGCACATATCAAAAATAGATGTTCCAGATAAAGCAAAATATTTAAGGGTTATAACATGTGAATTAGAAAGAATCCATAGTCATCTCATTGCTTCTGCTGTTTACAACTTTGCAATAGAGCATGAAACAATAGGTATGTGGTTGTTAAATGTAAGGGAAATGATAATGGATTTGTTGGAGATGATTACTGGAAACAGGGTAAATATGGGATTCAATGTTGTTGGGGGAGTTAGAGTTGATATTGATAGGGAAATGATGGATAAGATATACAGAACCTTGGATAAATTTGAAGATGACATAAAAAATATCATAGAGGCATTTGAAACTGGTCCAATGATAGGTTTGAGGAGTAAAGGTATAGGGGTTATTGGCTATGGAGAGATTATGAAAACAAGGGCTGTCGGCCCTGTGGCAAGGGCTTCTGGATTGCCAGAGAGTGATTGGAGATTAAGACACCCAACATATCAAGAATTAAAGTTTAAACCAGTTTGGAGGGAAGAGGGGGATAACTTTGCAAGGATGATGGTAAGGCACGAAGAGGTACTTGCAAGTATTGAGTTGGTTAGAAAGGCATTGGAACTTTATGAAGAATGTTCTGGGGGAGTTAGAAAAAAGGTCCATGTAAAAGGTGGGGAAGGAGAATGGAGGAACGAAGCTCCCAGAGGAGAGGTTTTGTATAAGATAGCAATAACGAATGATGGAATAATAAAGAGGATAATGATAAGAACTCCAACAGTGATGAATTTGGAGGCATATAAGTATATGCTAAAAACATGTCCAACAATCTCAGATGCAGTTGCCACTTATGCCTCAATAGACCCATGCGTATCTTGCACTGAAAGGGCAATCATTGTTAAGGATGTTAATAACGGCAAAGAAAGAACCATTAAATTCTAA
- a CDS encoding 4Fe-4S binding protein yields the protein MSSAIWYLYEFAKKKWLKKFFDAKTEKESTIPQKRYRKVPPIVQYIEKCISCTACKESCPSFAIEMIYNKEFKKEIPKIDDGSCISCGNCIEACPTGVLEIDSLREDTDGLPFDIPKYTNLIIDEELCVKCGLCKENCPVETIHYEEGKYKIHLHDCVACNRCVEVCPVDAIRKFTEKDLKEKIDKAQKIKFKMLTGEIEIEKNKINKVPYIVESLCIDCYNCVDVCVGKIDIKNHKVIECVKCGLCLEVCPTNALRTEKLKPKPKRTDVCYMVDESKCIGCRICYNVCNVNAIKIGDETKLPYINPLKCAREGMCARECPVNAISLVETEKALMKYKLTAICDELRGIMRRDLEEYSKKYVLAKSELEKIAENEIKKLFKK from the coding sequence ATGTCATCCGCTATTTGGTATTTGTATGAATTTGCCAAGAAAAAATGGCTTAAGAAATTTTTTGATGCAAAGACGGAAAAAGAAAGCACTATTCCACAAAAAAGATATAGAAAAGTTCCTCCAATAGTCCAATATATAGAAAAATGTATAAGTTGTACTGCATGTAAGGAATCTTGCCCATCTTTTGCAATAGAAATGATCTATAATAAAGAATTTAAAAAAGAAATCCCAAAGATTGATGATGGTTCATGTATAAGTTGCGGAAACTGTATCGAGGCATGTCCAACGGGTGTTTTGGAAATAGATAGTTTAAGGGAAGATACAGATGGGTTACCATTTGACATTCCAAAATACACCAACTTAATTATTGATGAGGAGTTATGCGTTAAGTGTGGTTTATGTAAAGAGAACTGCCCAGTTGAAACAATTCATTATGAAGAAGGGAAGTATAAGATTCATTTGCATGATTGTGTTGCATGCAATAGATGTGTTGAAGTTTGTCCAGTTGATGCCATAAGGAAATTTACTGAGAAAGACCTAAAAGAAAAAATTGACAAAGCTCAAAAGATTAAGTTCAAAATGCTTACAGGAGAAATTGAAATTGAGAAAAATAAGATTAATAAAGTCCCATATATTGTGGAAAGTTTATGTATAGATTGTTATAACTGTGTGGATGTTTGTGTTGGGAAAATTGATATTAAAAACCATAAGGTTATTGAGTGTGTTAAATGTGGGTTATGCTTGGAGGTTTGTCCAACAAATGCTTTAAGAACAGAGAAACTTAAACCAAAACCAAAAAGAACTGATGTTTGTTACATGGTTGATGAGAGTAAATGTATTGGTTGTAGAATTTGCTACAACGTCTGTAATGTAAATGCCATAAAGATAGGGGACGAAACAAAACTGCCTTACATAAACCCTTTGAAATGTGCAAGGGAGGGAATGTGTGCAAGGGAATGTCCTGTTAATGCAATAAGTTTAGTTGAAACAGAGAAAGCATTGATGAAATATAAATTAACTGCCATATGTGATGAACTCAGAGGAATTATGAGGAGGGACTTGGAAGAATATTCCAAAAAATATGTCCTTGCAAAATCAGAACTTGAAAAGATTGCTGAAAATGAAATTAAGAAATTATTTAAGAAATAA
- a CDS encoding 4Fe-4S binding protein: MLNDILKKYFNGEEIIPNFNIKASMKKIEVNEEKCIACNRCVEVCPVNAIEPNTPFPVEIDEKKCIYCGKCVEVCPVNAINIFKASAKIEDGELKIEKNIKKYKELIYNRKKCCLCLVCLKTCPFGAIFEDKSTLKFDMKKCTLCGHCGEVCPLDAIEFS, from the coding sequence ATGCTAAATGATATTTTAAAAAAATACTTTAACGGGGAAGAGATTATTCCCAATTTCAACATAAAAGCAAGCATGAAAAAGATTGAAGTTAATGAAGAAAAGTGCATTGCGTGTAATAGATGTGTTGAGGTTTGCCCAGTTAATGCAATAGAGCCAAACACGCCTTTCCCAGTTGAAATTGATGAAAAAAAATGTATATATTGTGGAAAGTGCGTTGAGGTTTGTCCAGTTAATGCAATTAATATTTTTAAAGCATCTGCAAAAATTGAAGATGGGGAACTTAAAATTGAGAAAAACATAAAAAAATACAAAGAACTTATCTACAATAGAAAAAAATGCTGTTTATGCTTAGTTTGTCTTAAAACTTGTCCATTTGGTGCAATATTTGAAGATAAAAGCACCTTAAAATTTGACATGAAGAAATGTACGTTATGTGGTCATTGTGGAGAGGTATGCCCATTAGATGCCATTGAATTTAGCTGA
- a CDS encoding transposase — MSGRKTKRKGYWKAYDKRFKIFNIKYTYDFVSFIINILLPYKEKRKVGRPLAISYNEYIATLIIKHIFRISLRDLETLSDYLHKKHIDSSTYGKAFQRIKISDLTKIIVGLHLIIANSLKSSVIIYIADSTGVHLLRVYCERIRVVNNEIKKVKYRVFDKMHVLACYYKDYGLISIVMVKWDNGYSSDSKNLLKMIKSLDFVKGAIILLDGGYDDEDLLRELLSIDLIPIVKTKEFKWDYGISKIRKKVKKLFDKKLYKIRGVIEAIFGGLKTKFRLTLNEKLPESRCRATLAVAIVHNILTLMRVISIRE, encoded by the coding sequence ATGAGCGGCAGAAAAACCAAAAGAAAAGGATACTGGAAAGCCTACGATAAGAGGTTTAAGATATTCAATATTAAGTACACTTATGATTTTGTTTCATTTATTATAAATATTTTACTTCCATATAAAGAAAAACGCAAAGTAGGAAGGCCTTTAGCTATAAGTTACAATGAATATATAGCTACTCTAATAATAAAACACATTTTTAGAATTAGTTTAAGAGATTTAGAAACTCTTTCCGATTATTTACATAAAAAGCATATAGATAGCTCCACATACGGAAAAGCTTTTCAGAGGATTAAAATAAGCGATTTAACTAAAATAATCGTTGGATTACACTTAATTATTGCTAATTCGTTAAAATCATCGGTTATAATTTACATAGCTGATTCCACTGGAGTCCATTTATTAAGAGTGTATTGTGAAAGAATCAGAGTTGTGAATAATGAAATAAAAAAGGTAAAGTATCGGGTTTTTGACAAAATGCACGTATTAGCTTGCTATTATAAAGATTATGGATTAATTTCGATTGTTATGGTAAAATGGGATAATGGATATAGTTCAGACAGTAAAAACTTACTAAAAATGATAAAATCTTTAGATTTTGTGAAAGGTGCGATAATATTGTTGGATGGTGGTTACGATGATGAAGATTTACTTAGAGAGTTGTTATCCATAGACCTCATTCCAATAGTTAAAACAAAAGAGTTTAAATGGGATTACGGTATTTCTAAAATCAGAAAGAAAGTTAAAAAATTGTTTGATAAGAAACTGTATAAAATTAGAGGGGTAATAGAAGCGATATTTGGAGGGCTAAAAACTAAATTTAGATTAACTCTAAATGAAAAACTACCTGAAAGTAGATGTAGAGCTACTTTAGCAGTAGCAATCGTTCATAATATTTTAACACTAATGAGAGTTATTAGTATTAGAGAGTAA